A single Balaenoptera ricei isolate mBalRic1 chromosome 13, mBalRic1.hap2, whole genome shotgun sequence DNA region contains:
- the SDC1 gene encoding syndecan-1, with the protein MRRPALWLWLCALALRLQPALLQTVAINVPPEDQDGSGDDSDNFSGSGAGALPDITLSQQTPSTWKDKGLLTAMPTAPEPSRPDTTATSTSTSSTSTSATSTSTSILPTGEQREEGGVVLLAEVEPGLTAQEKEATHPPSETTLHPTTHRASTARATTAQGPATSHPHRDVQPDHHETSAPTGHSQPEPQAPSVEDGGSSATEKAAEDEASTQLPGGEDSEEQDFTFDVSAENSAGATVEPGQRNGPPGDPGATGASQGLLDRKEVLGGVIAGGLVGLIFAVCLVGFMLYRMKKKDEGSYSLEEPKQANGGAYQKPSKQEEFYA; encoded by the exons CAAACTGTGGCTATAAATGTGCCCCCCGAAGATCAGGATGGCTCTGGAGATGACTCTGACAACTTCTCTGGCTCGGGAGCAG GTGCTCTGCCAGATATCACCTTGTCACAGCAGACCCCCTCCACCTGGAAGGACAAGGGGCTCCTGACGGCCATGCCCACGGCTCCAGAGCCCAGCCGCCCGGACACCAccgccacctccacctccacctcctccacctccacctccgccacctccacctccacctccatcctGCCGACTGGAGAACAGcgtgaggagggaggggtggtGCTCCTGGCAGAGGTGGAACCTGGCCTCACCGCCCAGGAGAAGGaggccacccacccacccagtgaGACCACGCTGCACCCAACCACCCACCGGGCATCAACAGCCAGAGCCACCACGGCCCAGGGGCCTGCCACCTCCCATCCCCACAGGGACGTGCAGCCTGACCACCACGAGACCTCAGCTCCCACAGGTCACAGTCAGCCCGAGCCTCAGGCTCCCAGCGTGGAGGATGGAGGTTCTTCTGCCACTGAGAAGGCTGCTGAGGATGAAGCCTCCACccagctcccaggaggggaggacTCTGAGGAGCAG GACTTCACCTTTGACGTGTCCGCGGAGAACTCAGCCGGGGCCACTGTGGAACCTGGCCAGCGGAATGGGCCCCCAGGGGATCCCGGGGCCACGGGAGCCTCGCAGGGCCTCCTGGACAGGAAGGAAGTGCTGGGAG gGGTCATTGCCGGAGGCCTCGTGGGACTCATCTTTGCTGTGTGCCTGGTGGGTTTCATGCTGTACCGGATGAAGAAGAAGGACGAGGGCAGCTACTCCTTGGAGGAGCCGAAACAAGCCAATGGCGGGGCCTACCAGAAGCCCAGCAAGCAGGAGGAGTTCTACGCCTGA